A window of Amaranthus tricolor cultivar Red isolate AtriRed21 chromosome 8, ASM2621246v1, whole genome shotgun sequence genomic DNA:
AGCTGTAGCGCCCAAAGTAGATTTTATTTTCTCCAACTTAAGAAGAAAACCCTCCGGCAGGCATACGGGTAAGCTGGAGAAAGGACCTTCGATCTTCCAAAAACAATTCATTTAACAATTACAAAACATTATCCCATTTATTCGTTCCTTCCAATCAACAATTTTATTGGCccaaaaataatgatttttcatttcttttaatGTAAACCCCATTTCAAAACCATAATACATGAATAAACCTAAAATTCAAGGAAGAGAACAACCATTTTTTGAATATATAAGGGCATATAAAATTTCATGCTGGAAGGGAAGTGACTATCAAATAAGCTTAGGTTCTTAGGGGTAACAAATAGTTCAATATTGAGTTAAGTTATATGTATGATCACATTCACAAAAATCAAGTCAAAAGAACATGAACTTAGATACATTTGTGAGGATTTTTCAATGCAAATCATGGAAACACAAGTCAAAATAGCATACATACTAGGGTGATGTGTATTAGTAGGGATTAATCAATGCAACCATAGAAGAAACATTCTTCTAAGCTATGTTATACTAATTATATATGATACTGGTACGTGTATAAGTGTCAAATACatctaaatatttaattttacgtcaaaaataaagtgtctaagtgtaataaagataaataaaaatcaagctTAGGTTATTAGGTGTAACAAATAGTTCAATATATGTATAATCACATCCACAAAAATCAAGTCAAAAAGAAGATGAGCTTAGATACATTTGTGAGGATCATTCAATGCAAATCATGGAAACTCAAGACAAAATAGCATACATACTAGGGTAATGGGGATTAAACAATGCAACCATAGAAGAAACATTCTTCGTTCTAAGAGTAGCTATTTAATTAAGAGCATACAATATTACCATCCAACCAAAGTTGAAAGGTCTACACTCACGTACTTTAGAGTTTGTTCTATTTGATCAAACAAAATcgtagaaataaaaaaatagtcaaaggGACAAACTCAAAAGGACGAGACAATAGTGAATAAATTGAGAGCAACACCACATAAACCAAACCTTGATGCTCCATAGGAGTTGACATGCAGTAAACATCCATCAAAATCACATGCTTTTAATGGAAGTCAACTTAAGAGACTCTAAGATCAATAAACAGAAAGCTAAAATTGTCAACTAACCAAGTCAGAGTAGCAGCCCAGCCCTCCTAGCTTAACCTGCTTCCCTAGCTAATCAGCATTTGCACCAAACAATTACAAGACAAGAATGATACatttcataaataataaaatcatagtATACAAAATACAATACCATTACATCTTATTTATAACAATGAACTACAAAATAATCCTCTTCAAATTTCTAAATGATGAACATGTtacaaaaaacataaaacaacaataacaattataataattaacccAACATGATACTAGCTTATATTCTTCTTCCCAATATAAATTCCCTCTACCAATTCAATTCTTTTTGCAATCcataataatttcaaataaattaatggcACTTGATACCATCTCAGAGAAACTATTCgaccaaaaacttaagttgatcgTCGTTATAgttttatatatgttatatactctattatcAGCAATTTTTAAGGCCTTGGGTTTGGGAAGAATGGCGTACCGGGAGGCAAGTAAGCATTGAGTGGAAGAGGGTAGTAAGACGGGTCTAAATACCCAACATTTTGTGAAGACGATGTAGGCATGACCGGAGTGGGCCCACCCATGGATGTAGTGGGCCCCATTGTAGAGCTTTCTCCTCCTCCTCCAACTCCAAGAGCATAAGTAGGACTAGAAGTTCCAACTTGGTGGTTAGGATGATCAGGGCCTTGATCATACAAAATTCCTTTAAATACATGCCCTCCTATGTTCACAGCCGTCTGATATGCATACTCCTCTTCATTGTCGTCCATTGAGCTGACCTTTACGCACCGGAAGGTCGCCGGATAATTCATTTCCGCCGGAAAATTCCCTACTTCCATACCTCCTGTGTAATCAAAACACCATTATCCAAATCAACAACTACTATTTACAGGTTAGGTTTTAACTGAAAATTTttacatattattgtattaacaattaagtataattataGCTAATGCTAATCGTTGACTTTTTAGCATATACTTACCACATTCCATTACTACATTTACGCAATTTAATTGTGTATGTTGAATTATacgtttttttgtttatttatattttaaattatatatatttaaaaattataaaaaattaatgtcaAAGAAATTATACGATTAGATAATTTAAATAAGAGTTTTATAAATACACATTAGaaattaaagcaaaaaaaaaatgttgaatgtaagtgaaaataataatcacaaatttCACAATCATTCAGTTGTCAAACAGAAAACATACAgaaaaacacacacacaaagaGGAAAGAACTCACTACCTCTCCTTTCTTGTCAATCTATTCGTCAAGAATACTAACCATAAGAATCAACAAAAGCACCTCCATTGAAGatcaaaaggaaagaaaaataaagaaagaatattTTCCAATTTTTACACCCAAATAATTTGGTTGAGTTGTTTTGATATCAGTTTCTAGGGGGTTGAATCTCATCTTTTTCTCAATTTAATAGCAATATCATGAACTAGACAATGTCCCCAAAGATTCATGATTTTTTGTtagattatattaaaatattaaaataactcattaaatgatgtaaaatataaataatactttTGATGGTATACAAATTTTATGGATAAAATTGCTTGTATGATCTAACCCAAAATCCCACTCTAGATGAGTGACTTAGTAGTGCGTGGgggaataatataatatatctaaTCATAAGCATTAGACATCAGAAATATCAGAAAATTTGACTCAGACTTTTAGCCTTAACAGTTATTGCCGAAAAAATCAAGAATTACcgacaattttaaaaaattaatttgctaATTATGAATTATagtcttaatgtttattttctgCAAATTACAAGCATCAAAGTATTATAGTTTAGAGGTTCAGGCTAAAAACACGCAACTCCGACTGCAAACCTAAAATACGACCACCAAAATAGTCGGCCTGAATGCTCTAAATTTCGATACTTTGGTGATTATAATtcgcaaaataaaaaaattaagactgTAATTTACCAAAATACTTAACTTTAATTCGCAAattactatttaaaaaaaacattccaAAGATTAATTGGTCAACTTAGGTTTAGAATTTAATTTATACCTGAAAAGGAAGAAATATTAGTAGTAGTGAGAGGCAATTGAGTGCAAACCAAAGAGGAAgaaggattattattattattagtattagtattattattattgttattaatattattattattatctctcCTCCTCTTAGAATGTATCCCTAAcatttgttgttgttcttgttggtGATGATCAACGGGATTATTACTCTGAAGAAGCTTCTGGTGACGTTCCCGGCGAACAGAAGCTGGGACCCACGTACTCTTAACATGAGTAGCACAGTCAAATCCTTGACTTTTACAACATGTTCTACATCTCATGTAAATACAGTCTTTCTTTGCTTGGTTTCCACAATCTTGACAACTTATACTTCCTCCACTCCCACTACTACTCATTCTCATCatcattaaattattattattctttgaaTTATCAGATCTTGTGATTTCATCTTGTGAATCAACGGCTGAGATTGAATGTTGGTGATGAAgttgaagatgatgataataatgccATAAGTATGAGTTTATGGAGGTTTTGTTGTGAATTGAATTATTACCTAAAGAGAAAAAACCTGCCATGTTTTTGGGAAGGAAAACTGATCCATACCCATTGAATTTTGGGGTGTTTCTTTTTATGGGTATTTTatagaaaatgaaatgaaacaAGGGTTTTTAGATTAAAGGAGGATAAGGATGAAATtggtaatttgtttttaatttacacaaccctaaaaaaaattttatttgtttgtagTAGATTTGTTTGGTTGTGGGTGTAAGAAAATTACAaaggaaaatacaaaaagaaGAAGAGAATTATTTGTggagaagaaaaggaaaagaagagaagtaCTAATGAGGAAACATTAAGAAGAAAGAGAGGATGAGAAATGAAATGAAGAGAGAGAGATTAATTAGATGAAATAAGTAAAAGAAAAGTGGTAATATTTATGTAATGACAGAATTTAACAGGTCTGCAACGCCGCCATGGCCATCTTCCCAACAAAAAGAAACCCTtaactttctctctctctctctgccAAATTTACTCTTCCTTTTTTAATTCTGAATTTTCTCTAATTACTGTTagttttctctctcttcttaaACTTCATCATGTCCTTTcattttgggtttaattttacaaaagctAGAATAATCAATAGTACCTCGATTGGTAAATTCGGTTCGATAATCATCTTAgctaataaaatatttagttAATACTTAGTAGCAAAATATCTTTAgtgtttttaaataataaaagtgtaagagttaattaaatattttgatatagtgatatttattagacACCTTTAACAGTACAATATACTAAAATTTTTTGAAAGATAAGATTTAGtaacattttttataattatcacTATAGACTATAATTACAATTAAATATGTCATTAAAAGCATAATAAAGTaacactaaatcactttatgatggaatttaaaataaaattaataattattacactaacaatataaataactgactatttttttaatgtcactaaatcataagtcgcgaaaagttaaattttgttGCAGTGATTAATACTCTTCAATTGTCTCTCTAGGATAACAAATAATtagatatttaataataaattaaaagagaaaatgaacgaaggggataaaattaaaagagaacaaTCTATATAAGAAATTATAAGAAAGTAGTGGATCATTGTTTTAACatgaaaatgatgcaaaatgagaaAAACGAATAAAAAGTTATGCTAAATTAGTGGGATTGAGGAATTTACTTAGGATTATTGAAGACAATTTATAAGttacttgtttttaatttatttgttaataattGGTAAAGGCCAAACTTATAGTGTAAGATACAGGTTTGCGAGTAGCTGCAGGAAAAAACTTTTCGGAGTATCTATCTTAAGTCAGGGGACATTTAGCCGCATCCTCCTTTATGAATTTGAGTTGTCGTCTTcattccctccccagaccctgctcATATCTTTATGAGCAAGatacactgaatatgatgatgatgataagttACCTAATTAACGACATATAATTATATAGTAATGTAGCAACTAGCAAGTATGGTAAAACATAGCGAAACACAAAGTATAATTGGAACCAATGAAGTAAAAGAGAATTTATATATGATTTTTCATGTGAAACTTTTTAAGATTTGTCTCGATGTATATAGAATTTTATTATGTACTATTTAGTATTAAATATATGCTTtaaaattgtgcaaaaaaataaatgagaatatTAAAAGAGAATGATAGGAGtataactttttttattgaatatagGTTAGGTCGAGGAAATTTACAATAGTTACAATAATTACGTGAAAATTGAATTCATGACCTTATTAAGAAAAAGTAATACTTGCTCAAATCAAGACAAGATTTTTCCTTAATATTCATATTGGCTAGTTTGTTTGATATATGGTTCTTAATTGGATTTGTTGGTTTATTTGATCAATCAAAAGTAAGGAGTAATTTATTAATCGTTTAGTTTAATAAtgtcaaaataaactaaatatcgTGCACTACTTCGTTCGTTCTTATTTATTCTTTGAATTCTCCTCAAATATAAAGTTAATCCATTTTAATTGAGACCTCTTTATCAACAAAAATGACATCATATACGTAACACATCTTTATAAAAGGGCGTCATATATTTGCATTtattaaaccctaaaattatttGAAGCTGTTATATTAATGGTACCTGTCCCTCCTCCTTTTACTAAATCTCTTTATTCTTCTTATCATTTTAAGCAAGAAGTAATAATTATTCACTCCACTTTAATTAAGTTGTCCCTTTCAATTTTGacataaatattaagaaaataagaagATCATCTAAAATAATAGACTTACGTGCAATATtagctatttttattattaaaaattatttagagGGGACAACCTAAAATAGTAGAATATGTgcaatattgaatatttttaatattatgaaaataagaGAACAATCTATAAATGTATGTCTTGAAATAGAACAAAAAAGGTAAACtacccaaataaaaaaaagggacaactaaaaagaattaaaaggaGTATTGCTTATTCTCATGAATAATCACTCTTGATGAAATCTTATCCCTCTTGAAGGAGAATGTTCTT
This region includes:
- the LOC130820291 gene encoding protein EXPRESSION OF TERPENOIDS 1-like — encoded protein: MAGFFSLGNNSIHNKTSINSYLWHYYHHLQLHHQHSISAVDSQDEITRSDNSKNNNNLMMMRMSSSGSGGSISCQDCGNQAKKDCIYMRCRTCCKSQGFDCATHVKSTWVPASVRRERHQKLLQSNNPVDHHQQEQQQMLGIHSKRRRDNNNNINNNNNNTNTNNNNNPSSSLVCTQLPLTTTNISSFSGGMEVGNFPAEMNYPATFRCVKVSSMDDNEEEYAYQTAVNIGGHVFKGILYDQGPDHPNHQVGTSSPTYALGVGGGGESSTMGPTTSMGGPTPVMPTSSSQNVGYLDPSYYPLPLNAYLPPGTPFFPNPRP